A genomic window from Pungitius pungitius chromosome 12, fPunPun2.1, whole genome shotgun sequence includes:
- the LOC119220819 gene encoding desumoylating isopeptidase 1-like translates to MDKNVTRYNVQLYIYDLSKGMARNLSPIMLGKQLDGIWHTAIVAYGDEFFFGGEGISSCPPGGTMLGPPDTVVELGETEVSEEIFMDYLSSLGENAYRGDRYRLFEHNCNTFTNEVAQFMTGRSIPSYITDLPSEVLSTPFGQILRPILDSIHIAPPGGNVINGGRNM, encoded by the exons ATGGACAAGAATGTCACGCGATACAATGTACAACTATATATTTATGATTTATCGAAAGGAATGGCTCGCAACCTCAGCCCCATCATGTTAG GAAAGCAACTGGATGGTATATG GCACACAGCCATAGTGGCATACGGAGATGAGTTCTTctttggaggggaggggatcTCCAGCTGTCCTCCG GGTGGGACGATGCTGGGCCCTCCAGACACAGTGGTTGAGCTGGGCGAGACAGAAGTGTCCGAGGAGATCTTCATGGATTATCTCTCTTCCCTGGGAGAAAACGCATACAG AGGTGACCGCTATCGTCTTTTTGAGCACAACTGCAACACCTTCACCAATGAGGTGGCTCAGTTTATGACGGGCAGGTCCATCCCGTCATACATCACCGACCTTCCATCGGAAGTCCTCTCCAC ACCGTTTGGCCAGATACTGCGGCCCATTCTGGACTCCATCCACATCGCCCCTCCAGGGGGTAACGTCATCAACGGCGGGAGAAACATGTAA